The DNA segment AGTGCGCATCCTTGTCGCCCTCTTTTATCCTCTCCGCTGGCTCGCTTTTTATCGCCTCCGCCGCGCTTCTTGCTATCTCGCACCCATAGCCTAAATTTTCCAGCTTCGAGGCGATGCTTTGGGCCAGGTAGATTTCGTTTTCTATTATTAAAACTCTCATTTTTTTACTTTCGTCGTTTTATTTTTGCGTCCAGTCGTAAATTTTTAGACTCGCCGACGCCGTAGCCGCGATACCTTCGCCTCGCCCCGTAAAGCCCAGTTTCTCGGTCGTAGTGGCCTTTACGTTTATGCGGCTCGGGGTCAAATTTAGCGCGCTAGCTATGTTTGCCTCCATCGCCGATTTAAATTTACCAAGCTTAGGTTGCTCGGTGATGACGGTGATATCGGCGTTAATAAGCTCAAATCCAACGCTTCGCACAAGATTATATGCTTCTTTTAGTAACAGCGCCGAGTCCGCGCCCTTAAATTTATCGTCGGTGTCGGGAAAATGCTCGCCTATATCGCCGAGCCCGGCCGCTCCCAGTATCGCGTCGATGAGCGCGTGGATGGCCACGTCGCCGTCGGAGTGGGCCTTTAAATTTCTTTCAAAAGGGATTTTTTCGCCGCCGATTGTTACGAAACTTCCCTCTTTTCTCTCTTCTTCAAAGGCGTGCACGTCAAAACCGTTTCCGACGTAAATTTCGCTTGAGGGCGCGCCAAGGCCGCAAATTTTGGCTAGATCGTCTTTAAACGTAATTTTTCTCGCGTTTTCGTCGCCTTGCACGTACCAAATTTTACCGCCTGCAGCCGCTATCGCCGAGCTATCGTCGGTATAAATTTGACCTGATTCGAGCGCGCTTTTTAGCATCGCCGTGCGCGAGAGCTGCGGAGTTTGGATGAGTTTGATCTGCTCTCTATCGACGACGCCCGCGCCTAGATAAACGGTATCGGGCACTTTTAGCGCAGGCACGACGCAGTCGGCGTTTTGGATGCCGCTCATTATGCGCGAGAAAAGCTCTGCGCTAATCATCGGACGAGCGATGTCGCTAACCAAAACAAATTCGCTTTGAACAAGCTTAAGAGCATTTTTTAGGCTCTCTTGACGCGTCGCGCCGCCCTTTACGAAGCGGTACGACGGGGCAAATTTGCTCATATATTTTCCCTCGTTTGAGGCGACGATTATCTCTTTAAAGGCATAGTGCGAGCTTAAATTTTTAGCCGCAAAGAGCCATAGCGGATCGCTTCCGACGCGCAACCATTGCTTTTTAACGGGCATTTCAAAACGGCTGGAGCTTCCGGCTCCGAGCATTATCAGCGTAACGTCTAGCAAAATTTCTCCTTTGGCGAAGTGTTACGATATTATACATCCTAAAAGCTTGTTTTTATCTTTTTTGAGTAAGATTAGAACTAAAATTTTAAGGAGCGAAACATGAAAGAATTTCGGGTCAAATTTGACTCCGCCGACAAAACTCCGACGCAGATGTACTACGCTAAAAAAGGCGTTATAACGCCCGAGATGAACTACGTAGCGCAAGCTGAAATGCTAGATCCCGAGCTCGTTAGAAGCGAGGTCGCCGCAGGCAAGATGATAATCCCCGCCAACATCCATCACGAAAATTTGCTCCCGATGGCGATCGGCAGAGAAGCAAAAACCAAAATCAACGCAAATATCGGCAACTCAAGCCTAAGTAGCGATATCTGCGCCGAGCTTGAAAAGCTACAAATTTGCCTAAAATACGGCGCCGACACGGTCATGGATCTAAGCACTGGCGGCGATTTGGATGCGATTAGAAGCGCCATAATCGCAAATTCGACTGTCCCCATAGGCACCGTGCCGATGTATCAGATCATCCACGATATAAAAGAGGTCGAAAATTTGAAGGCGGCGGACATCCTAAAAACGCTTGAAAAGCAGGCTCGCCAGGGCGTTAGCTACTTTACGATACATGCGGGCTTTTTGCTCAAATTTATGCCGCTGGTCGCAAAACGCAAGATGGGTATCGTTAGCCGCGGCGGTAGCCTAACTGCTAGCTGGATGATGCACCATCATAAAGAAAACCCGTTTTACGAGGCCTTTGACGATATTTTAGAAATTTGCGCCGCTCACGACGTCGCGCTGTCTCTTGGCGACGGGCTGCGTCCGGGCTGCCTATACGACGCGACCGACGAGGCTCAGCTTAGCGAGCTGCGGGTTTTAGGCGAGCTAACGCTGCGCGCATGGGAGAAAAACGTACAGGTGATGATCGAGGGGCCGGGTCATATTCCTTTAAACCAAATAGAGTATAATATGAAAATCGAACGCGAGCTGTGCCACGGCGCGCCTTTTTACGTGCTAGGACCGCTGCCTACGGATATCGGCGCGGGGTATGATCACATCACTTCGGCTATCGGCGGGACGATGGCGGCCTTTTACGGAGCCTCGATGCTGTGCTACGTGACGCCTAAAGAGCACCTTGGTTTGCCAAACGCAAACGATGTGAGAGAAGGCATCGTAGCGCACAAGATCGCCGCTCACGCAGCCGACGTCGCGCTAGGTAAAGCAGGCGCGATAGAGCGCGATCACGCGATGAGCGACGCTAGATACGCTTTTGACTGGAACAAGCAGTTTGAGCTAAGCCTAGATCCCGAAAGGGCGCGCGAGCTACACGATGAGAGCTTGCCGCAAGAGTCGTTTAAAAAGGCGGAATTTTGCTCGATGTGCGGGCCGAAATTTTGCGCGTATAAAATTTCAAAAAATCTAACGAAGGAGAAAAATGCTAACTAAAGAAGAGGTCTTAAATAGACTAAAAGGCGTGATATATCCGGGCTTTGAAAAAGATATCGTGAGCTTTGGATTCGTAAAAAACGTCGAAATCGGCGAGAAAATTTTAATCGAGGTCGAGATCGTAAGCTCAAATCCGGACGTAGCAAACGAGCTGCGAACCGACATAAAGCGTGTGATGGGCTCAAACGAGTGCGTCATAAACATCATCCAACCAAAAATCCCCGAGGAAAAAAGCAACACTCAAAGCGGTAAAAACATCGCTCCGCAGATTAAAAATTTCGTAATGGTAAGCTCGGGCAAAGGCGGCGTGGGTAAGAGCACTACGACGCTAAATTTAGCTATCTCGATGGCAAAGCTAGGCAAAAAAGTAGGCATCCTAGATGCCGATATCTACGGTCCAAACATCCCTAGAATGCTCGGCGAAGTAGGCACGCAGCCTCAAGTCATCGGCAACAAGCTAAAACCGATCCTGACTCACGGCGTCGAGATGATGAGTATGGGCGTGCTAATGGAAGAAGGTATGAGCCTCATCTGGCGCGGCTCGATGATAATGAAAGCTATCGAGCAGCTGCTAAAAGACGTATTTTGGAGCGAGCTGGACGTATTGTTCCTCGATATGCCTCCGGGAACGGGCGACGCACAGCTAACTCTAGCTCAAAGCGTACCGGTGACTGCGGGCGTGTGTGTCACGACGCCGCAAGTGGTAGCGCTAGATGATAGCAAACGCGCGCTAGATATGTTTGAGAAGCTTCACATCCCGATCGCCGGCATCGTAGAAAACATGAGCGGATTTATCTGCCCTGAAAGCGGCAAGGAGTATGATATATTTGGCAAAG comes from the Campylobacter rectus genome and includes:
- a CDS encoding bifunctional 2-C-methyl-D-erythritol 4-phosphate cytidylyltransferase/2-C-methyl-D-erythritol 2,4-cyclodiphosphate synthase; this encodes MLDVTLIMLGAGSSSRFEMPVKKQWLRVGSDPLWLFAAKNLSSHYAFKEIIVASNEGKYMSKFAPSYRFVKGGATRQESLKNALKLVQSEFVLVSDIARPMISAELFSRIMSGIQNADCVVPALKVPDTVYLGAGVVDREQIKLIQTPQLSRTAMLKSALESGQIYTDDSSAIAAAGGKIWYVQGDENARKITFKDDLAKICGLGAPSSEIYVGNGFDVHAFEEERKEGSFVTIGGEKIPFERNLKAHSDGDVAIHALIDAILGAAGLGDIGEHFPDTDDKFKGADSALLLKEAYNLVRSVGFELINADITVITEQPKLGKFKSAMEANIASALNLTPSRINVKATTTEKLGFTGRGEGIAATASASLKIYDWTQK
- the thiC gene encoding phosphomethylpyrimidine synthase ThiC, which translates into the protein MKEFRVKFDSADKTPTQMYYAKKGVITPEMNYVAQAEMLDPELVRSEVAAGKMIIPANIHHENLLPMAIGREAKTKINANIGNSSLSSDICAELEKLQICLKYGADTVMDLSTGGDLDAIRSAIIANSTVPIGTVPMYQIIHDIKEVENLKAADILKTLEKQARQGVSYFTIHAGFLLKFMPLVAKRKMGIVSRGGSLTASWMMHHHKENPFYEAFDDILEICAAHDVALSLGDGLRPGCLYDATDEAQLSELRVLGELTLRAWEKNVQVMIEGPGHIPLNQIEYNMKIERELCHGAPFYVLGPLPTDIGAGYDHITSAIGGTMAAFYGASMLCYVTPKEHLGLPNANDVREGIVAHKIAAHAADVALGKAGAIERDHAMSDARYAFDWNKQFELSLDPERARELHDESLPQESFKKAEFCSMCGPKFCAYKISKNLTKEKNAN
- a CDS encoding Mrp/NBP35 family ATP-binding protein, with protein sequence MLTKEEVLNRLKGVIYPGFEKDIVSFGFVKNVEIGEKILIEVEIVSSNPDVANELRTDIKRVMGSNECVINIIQPKIPEEKSNTQSGKNIAPQIKNFVMVSSGKGGVGKSTTTLNLAISMAKLGKKVGILDADIYGPNIPRMLGEVGTQPQVIGNKLKPILTHGVEMMSMGVLMEEGMSLIWRGSMIMKAIEQLLKDVFWSELDVLFLDMPPGTGDAQLTLAQSVPVTAGVCVTTPQVVALDDSKRALDMFEKLHIPIAGIVENMSGFICPESGKEYDIFGKGTTEEVAKAYGTEVLAQIPIEPAVRVGGDSGKPVSFYEPNSVTAKRYEKAAARLWEIIENINDEGGADNSSIQPVMDGKSACSN